agaaacgaAGCAGTAGTATTAAAAGGTTCCTTTTTGTTGTATGTCGAAATGTGGGAAGTAAACATCAGTGAGCTAACACTACAGAAATGTAGTGATGGATGACATTAAATTGTAGCGTATATAAAAGGGAAGAGCTAACACAAGGTTACAGTACTGAAGATTGATTAtctgtataaatatttatacaacaacaataaaagtgcTGATGCACGTCATCCATCACATAACATTGTGAAGCAGTCCGGACGCTATTGCCTCCTGTTGGCTTGTTATATTACACTGTTTCCACCTGGTGGTTTTTGAGTGAAATAAACAGAACCTGCTTTCAGCTCGTGTCTGATCAAgaatgtgtggtgtgtgtttacgCGTCTGTCCCTGGAGTCTGAAATCACCGTGTTCAAACTTAAAACAGGAGAATAAACAattatgtaagaaaaaaaatctgtggtTTAAATCAGATACAAGATTCAATAAAATTGATTTAATTCAGAAGATGATTTTCCttccttgtgttttcttgtttcgcACAAACCTCAGTCTGACTTCAGCGCCTGCAGCACTGACTGTGGTACTCTGCTGACGTAGTACTCGTGGTTGCGCAGCGTCGCGAGAACACCGGCGGAATTCATGTGCTTTATGTCTGCGTTGTAGCGGTACGCGTTGCCATGCATGTCGGTCAGTTCACctgcacaaaaaaagagaaatggttTGAAATTATATAGAATTATAAAGATatataatttagattttttttacctccGACTGCGTGCAGGAGAGCTTCAGGAGCACAGGTGTCCCACTTCTTGCAGCCGGGACTCGCGAAGACGTAAGCAGATGCTTTTCCCTCAACAAGCTGAATAATCTGCAGACAGATGGTTCAGTAAACAGCTGCTCTTCACTGGGTATCTGAAGACACATCTCATTATCGCAATagcagataaaaataaatatattacattattaagatgtaaaatgaccatgatgggtcatcaaaacatgttaaattgaaatagtGCCTTCATTGATAGTGGCACAGCAAGTACATTCACAATATAgaaagtgtgtttctgtttcgGTCGTCAGTTTGTTGCGTAATGTCAGAAACATTGAACTGTACTGGACATCAAGAAGAGTCTTCAccataaacaaagcaaaacaaggaTCTGTAGTGGAATGTGTTCAAATAAAGAAGGAACCCTAGACAGTCAAGCCCGTGTGAACACGTTTCTCCTCAACAGAGAAGAAACTCAAGCTAAGGTTAGTAACACTCTCTCTTTCAATTTGTCAATGGATATTAAATAAGTTTATGTTAAATATACAAAAGTACATAACGGTAAATGACCAAATATTGTCAAATATTATCGTTAACGTTACATGCAAAATATGAGACCAACATATTAAATTATAGTTTTAGCAAACTTGAGTTGAAACTGGCCAACATGAACAAAACTAACATTAgtttgtcatcatttttcatTGATCTtgtatcgctttatcctccacatgagggtcagacTGGGCCATTTGGCTAAAACATAGTTGTGACTTGATGCAGTTACATTTGTGATATAAGATTCAAGAAGTAAATTTCTAGTTGAGTATTTACTGTGTTATAGATTTAAATTAAGAGCATTTAATGCACAAGATACCAAAATATTACCTTTTAATTTATACTATGAAGGATGAGAAAAAATTATAGTCTAAAGCAACATTTCAGGTCTAGTTAAAATGCTGTGGTTACCTTATTTCCAGCACCTCCCACTCTTATAACTTCATGCGGCTCCATGGCGTCCACACAGTCTGTTACCAGCTTGTTGCTATGGGAACGGGTGGTGGTGACGATTCGTCTATCACCTGGAACTTCCTGCAGCTGAAACCCAAAGGCGCCCAGTCCCGGGATCCCCCACATGGTTCTTCCTAAAGTTGCTCCTGCACCAAGCTGCAGACAAGAGCCTGAGTTAACCGACATGTTTGCCACAAAGATGCCACTAGAGGGCGCCGTTGAGACTCGATCTGTACCTGGTAGTTGTAGAAAGGCTGGTTGATGATGCCTGCGATTGCTTTGCCTTCATATGCAATTCCAATAAGCACCGTCACGTTATCCAGGAGCCCTGAAAACAGCAGGATGTTGAGCTGGAGGAAACTGAACTAAAccaaacattttcctgacacaCAGGAAAAACTCAGACAATTAAAGCGTTAAAACAGAAAAGGTCATGCACAGAACAAGTGTAATAACAGTCACGGCTTCCTATCTATCACCCATACGGAGAGCTGTGCTGTGAGGCAGAGGGGGGACCGACCATGTGTGTGGTATCTGGACTTCAGTTTGCTGATGGACAGACTTCGACACTGGGGTCAgcagaaaagagagagtgagagaaaaggagagggagggagagagagcagaagcACAGatatacaaagaaaaaaaaagaaagaggaaagtgACAGTGAACCCAAAagccagaaagaaagaaacccaacaattgTATCTGACCATCTTTGTGCTGATTTTAAGATAGAACactgacaaataacaaaaaaaagcttcacaAAACTTAACATATTTTCACCTAATGCTCAAGATTTAGTGTAAGAGGAAATAGTTTCATATTGATATATAATACAGtttaattacagttttaaaCCACTGTTGCACAAAGTTCTGAATGAGTTTCCACGGTCAAATGTCTTGGTTGCCGTATCGTCTTTGTCTTCAGTACAAACTGGTAAAACCAGTTCAgtgcttcatgtttttttaagcaaattCTTGCAGAATAAAGTCTCAGAAAACAAAAGTCTCAGAAAACAAAAGGTCTTGCCAGTGCtcattgtttcacacacacacacacacagaagaataCTTGTGCAAAccccatgtgtgtatgtgtgtcaaaGGACACTCCAGTGACTCCCTTTCATTTAGCCAGCCTatacaaagtgttatccctaaccttaaccacaactcaaattttagccctaaacttgaccaggttgtggtctccatgaggactagtgTTCGTGAGacggtcagtgtttatgccagaaggTCCTAGAGGTAACAAATTCAAGTACAGTATGTCTGTGGAGGCAGAGCAGATGGAGCCTACCTTCAGTATATTCCTTTGTGCCATCGAGAGGATCGACCCACACAACGAGCTGACATtcggaaaaacacaaacagaagaaaTATGTGAAGCAGGATTATTCATCAGGGAGAACTACTGGGGTTATGACGCTATGACATTAGACTGCACTTCTGGTTACttacctcctcctctttcagcTGACTGTACTCAGGTGGACAGCTCTTCTGGAGGATTTCCTCTGCCTGGCCAGTCTCAATGAGGTCCTCCTTTATCTCCTCACATGGAAGGTCCTGAATGAACAAGTGGGACATGTAATCATCTGTCTTTAAATTCTAGaattagaataaaatagaatttcaaaataaaagtgtctgttttgatatggaacaataaatgttgcaaaatgagtctgtaaaaaaaataaaacagactaATAAATAACTAATTATAACTCGACATTAAGTGGAGAGtaacatgaaattgattggggaGCCACAAGTGACTGACAGAGACTGTTTTCACTCACCTCTTCTCCAATGATGGTGATCTTTGGGAAGCGTCTGGACAGGGAGGCACAGATGCTCTGCTGTGCAA
The sequence above is drawn from the Solea senegalensis isolate Sse05_10M linkage group LG17, IFAPA_SoseM_1, whole genome shotgun sequence genome and encodes:
- the bpnt1 gene encoding 3'(2'),5'-bisphosphate nucleotidase 1; amino-acid sequence: MSGSPALLMRLVASAYCVAEKAGSIVRKVLHSGELGIVEKTGANDLQTLADRLAQQSICASLSRRFPKITIIGEEDLPCEEIKEDLIETGQAEEILQKSCPPEYSQLKEEELVVWVDPLDGTKEYTEGLLDNVTVLIGIAYEGKAIAGIINQPFYNYQLGAGATLGRTMWGIPGLGAFGFQLQEVPGDRRIVTTTRSHSNKLVTDCVDAMEPHEVIRVGGAGNKIIQLVEGKASAYVFASPGCKKWDTCAPEALLHAVGGELTDMHGNAYRYNADIKHMNSAGVLATLRNHEYYVSRVPQSVLQALKSD